The Cervus elaphus chromosome 9, mCerEla1.1, whole genome shotgun sequence genomic interval GAAGGAGAAGATGATCAGTTCAGGATCTCCAACCAGACACAGATGTCTCAAGGATGCTATGCAAGATGCCTGGGAAACAATGAACTCTGACTGAGACTTGAACCCATGAGGCCAAAGCCCAAGGCCCACggtcttccaactgagatcacacatCTGGTTTTAGGACTTAAGGTTCGTGGTGTCTCATCatggaaagaattcagtgagagacaaaaatGATAGGTAGGAAGTGGATTTGTTTAGAGAtaaacactccacagacagactGTGAGCTATCTCGGAAGGTGAGAGCAGCCTCAAAATAtggctttgtttgtttttatgagcTGGGTAATtttataggctaatgagtgggactCCAACTATTTCAGGGAAGGGTCAGAGGTTTACAGGAATTGGGCAACtaaccattttttatttttgatgatcGGCCTCAAAGTTGTCATGGTGTATATGGATGAGTCATTTAGCTTGCTAATGTGTTAAAATGAGTGTAAACTGAGACTCAAGGTCTAGTAGGTCATCTCCTCTACCATCTTGGACCTATTAGGTTCTAAACAGTTTATGTTGTGTCAGTGTAGGAAGTTTATCCTATAGCTAAAGAGACAGAGAGTGCTACACATTAACCTGTATTGGGAGAGTGAATTAAGATCATGCCTTCTGAGACAAAGCATGCAGAGCAAGTTTAGTATTAAACATGTACAGAGTCTCTTGGGCAGAGAGTCTCCGGGGCAGAAGAATTTTTAGCACTGGGACTCATTATATTCATCAAATTGCTTCTGTATCTATCAGGCAACTACTATATTTTTTGTGTACTTCACAGCTCCTAATAAACCTTATGTTTTGCACcaagagaagaaatgaagcaaagttatcttttatttatttttttttcaaagaaataaaacatttttaatctgaaagtacagtatgttgaaaagcacAGTAGTACAGGAcaacaggggctggcatcgagtgaacaggcaagaagagttactgactggagagggaggggaggagggagatggtagagctgaagggtcATCAGCAACAGGAGACAGAAGGCAAGCTGCGATTTCACACCTGCAGTTGAGGGCACAGGGTCTGGTTCCTTGCTGGTCAATTCTGTCTGCCTTCTTGAAGAACAATCCAATAATGTCTGAGTGGgagctctttttttctcatcatagatGCCACGGTAGCACTGAATTACATTCTGAATGGCCGCTGCAACCTTCATGTACCATCCTACACTCGGGTCCTGTGCCTCAAAACctaacagtgcctcctcaaaCAGAGCTAACTTATGTGACTGGAGGGGAAAACACACGTTTACGTCTTCGAacgttcacaacttgaaggttcatatataGAGATTTACAATAGAATGAACTGAACAAGTACAGTAATAGAGACTAGAGGAGAACAAAGGCATATTTCAGGTTCCTGAAATATGACAGGGGCAATCTGAAACAGCATTAGAAAGCAGAGCTCATGCTCAACGTTGGCAGGCGGAAGGAACaggacaaaaataaaagtgaagctGTCACAGAAAAGCCAGCTTTCTACTAAGTTAGGTATTGTGGGAGACTGTCAAGTCACATGTTAGCAGTCTCACCAGTAATGTGACCCACATCTGCGttcagaattttcaacaataaaattatttacatatgtataatatagtacaaatatttttctaaccTTTAATTTCCCAAGCATGTTCATTCACATCTGACTGACTGATAGTACATAATATTCTTTTGCAATAGGTCAGTCAGGACATCTGTGTTATCCCACTTACACAAAAACAGATACGAAATGGTGTTGGGACTTCCTTGCCTGAAATTACTAagcatgtgtgcatatatttaaaaaatctctttatttcCATTCTGCCCCTTTGGCTGAACTTTATTAATACAATATCTGCCCTTCTCTTGTATCCCCCCTCCTGTGGAAGGCATCACTATCCAGTGATCCAAGCCAAATCTCCTTTGTCATCTCCCGACCAATAGTCATCAATGTTAACAAGACATTTTCCTAAATTTCTGGGATTGATTTCTTCCCCATTAGAGTTCCTTTTTGCAAGTCCATTTCTTCCTCAGAAGTCTGACATGTGAGCTCTTAATTGCTCTGCCgcagttttctcttcttcagtcaGTGGTAACAGCTCCAGGTCTGTTTCCTTCTGCAGTTCTTGTATCAAGGTCATAGTCTTATTGAAAGTAGCACAAATGCGGCTCTTAGTCTCTTTCTGCTCCACAGAAATTGGTTTAAAACGAACATGCAAAGTCTGATATCGAGACTTTATTGCTGACAATTCCTTTACAAGTGTAACTGGATTTTTCTTGCCTGCTGAATCAGGATAATTAGTCTTGATTTCATATTCCAGCCTGTACTGAATGTAGTCCAGATCAGAGTCAGCTTTCTGGAACATCAGTTCCAGCTTATCGACCTCCGCCTCCATG includes:
- the LOC122700003 gene encoding spindle and kinetochore-associated protein 2, which gives rise to MEAEVDKLELMFQKADSDLDYIQYRLEYEIKTNYPDSAGKKNPVTLVKELSAIKSRYQTLHVRFKPISVEQKETKSRICATFNKTMTLIQELQKETDLELLPLTEEEKTAAEQLRAHMSDF